One genomic window of Malaciobacter molluscorum LMG 25693 includes the following:
- the infA gene encoding translation initiation factor IF-1, which yields MAKDDVIVIDGKVVEALPNAMFRVELDNGHIVLCHISGKMRMHYIKILPGDTVKVEITPYSLDKGRITHRYK from the coding sequence GTGGCAAAAGATGATGTAATTGTAATTGATGGTAAAGTTGTAGAAGCATTACCTAATGCAATGTTTAGAGTAGAATTAGATAATGGACATATTGTATTATGTCATATTTCAGGTAAGATGAGAATGCATTATATTAAAATCTTACCAGGTGATACTGTGAAAGTAGAAATTACACCTTATTCATTAGATAAAGGTAGAATTACTCACAGATATAAGTAA
- a CDS encoding GGDEF domain-containing protein: MKDIKKIIKAAIKNLTKNDKLPTPEYYEKEFFNQAKLFNYQFNEQNEFENIFKSLSEEEQIFIRENNITTFYELTFLLLKRVKNRDIINFLEHLDYFLIPSIDHNIEDRIKILKEELLNEPEKLVKNSTINRLRKFTTERIQRDKVVVQEKAKDVKKVISLMGKYFDKCILQSDDTSRELKMIKSELEALELSEHSARDIAMIQSRLIDSVYKLENNIEDTQKELFKGQKDCVYLQKQVNKLQKELDEVSHEKDIDFLTGINNRRAFISEIDKIENEYEIFKSKYAIIFYDIDHFKSINDNYGFDCGDTVLSTFATILKKLTREEDVVCRYASEKFVSLIHYTQENEVITYLKRVQNIISTNKFVHKDIKLKVKFCASLAFRNKYASYKEAIEYAEILLNKAKHEGRNKIILDTGFCL; encoded by the coding sequence ATGAAAGATATTAAAAAAATTATAAAAGCCGCAATCAAAAATTTAACTAAAAATGACAAACTTCCTACTCCAGAATATTATGAAAAAGAATTCTTTAATCAAGCAAAATTATTTAATTATCAATTTAATGAACAAAATGAATTTGAAAATATATTTAAAAGCTTAAGTGAAGAAGAACAAATATTTATAAGAGAAAATAATATAACTACTTTTTATGAACTTACTTTTTTACTTTTAAAGCGAGTAAAAAATAGAGATATAATCAATTTTTTAGAACATTTAGATTATTTTTTAATTCCTTCAATTGATCATAATATTGAAGATAGAATAAAAATACTAAAAGAAGAATTGTTAAATGAACCAGAAAAACTCGTAAAAAATAGCACAATAAATAGATTAAGAAAGTTTACAACAGAAAGAATACAAAGAGATAAAGTTGTAGTTCAAGAAAAAGCTAAAGATGTAAAAAAAGTAATAAGTTTAATGGGTAAATATTTTGATAAATGTATATTACAAAGTGATGATACATCAAGAGAATTAAAAATGATAAAATCAGAATTAGAAGCTCTTGAATTATCAGAACATTCAGCTCGTGATATAGCTATGATTCAAAGTAGATTAATTGATAGTGTTTATAAATTAGAAAATAATATTGAAGATACTCAAAAAGAGTTATTTAAAGGTCAAAAAGATTGTGTATATCTTCAAAAACAAGTTAATAAATTGCAAAAAGAATTGGATGAAGTTAGTCATGAAAAAGATATTGATTTTTTAACTGGTATAAATAATAGAAGAGCTTTTATTTCAGAAATTGATAAAATAGAAAATGAGTATGAAATATTTAAATCAAAATATGCAATTATATTTTACGATATTGACCACTTTAAATCAATAAATGATAATTATGGATTTGATTGTGGAGATACAGTGCTTTCTACTTTTGCTACTATTTTAAAAAAACTTACAAGAGAAGAAGATGTAGTTTGTAGATATGCAAGTGAAAAATTTGTATCTTTAATTCACTATACTCAAGAAAATGAAGTAATTACTTATTTAAAAAGAGTACAAAATATAATTTCTACAAATAAATTTGTTCATAAAGATATAAAATTAAAAGTAAAATTTTGTGCTAGTTTAGCATTTAGAAATAAATATGCAAGTTATAAAGAAGCAATTGAGTATGCAGAAATACTTTTAAATAAAGCTAAACATGAAGGAAGAAATAAAATCATATTAGACACTGGTTTTTGCCTGTAA
- a CDS encoding uracil-DNA glycosylase: MTKAVKNKILYQLNFLKSIGYDYHNNIDLGNNEIIDSSLPNNINELKDIVQNCYLCDLCKTRKNVLFGQGNSDASIMFILDEPSTSEDDIGEFYVGKSGEILKNMIQNVLNLDINDIFITNIVKCRGHESFTTAHANSCSLYLSKQIEIINPMLIVTFGEKAYKYLSNDKSNFEQIRGNILPYKYYNILPTFSPSILLRNPSLKKQAYYDMLKIKSIMEIN; this comes from the coding sequence ATGACAAAAGCAGTTAAAAATAAAATCTTATATCAATTAAATTTTTTAAAATCTATAGGGTATGATTATCATAATAATATTGATTTAGGAAATAATGAGATTATTGATTCCTCTTTGCCCAATAATATAAATGAATTAAAAGATATTGTACAAAATTGTTATTTATGTGATTTATGTAAAACTAGAAAAAATGTCCTTTTTGGGCAAGGAAATAGCGATGCATCAATTATGTTTATATTAGATGAACCAAGTACAAGTGAAGATGATATAGGTGAATTTTATGTTGGTAAAAGTGGTGAGATATTAAAAAATATGATTCAAAATGTTTTGAATCTTGATATAAATGATATTTTTATTACAAATATCGTAAAGTGCAGAGGACATGAAAGCTTTACAACTGCACATGCAAATAGTTGCAGTTTATATTTAAGTAAACAAATTGAGATTATAAATCCTATGTTAATTGTAACATTTGGAGAAAAAGCGTATAAATACTTATCAAATGATAAGAGTAATTTTGAGCAAATAAGAGGTAATATATTACCATATAAGTATTATAATATTTTACCTACATTTTCTCCTAGTATTTTACTTAGAAATCCCTCTTTAAAAAAACAGGCCTATTATGATATGTTAAAAATTAAATCTATAATGGAGATAAATTGA
- the aspS gene encoding aspartate--tRNA ligase, with amino-acid sequence MRTHYCTQVTEKNIGDTVTVAGWVNSRRDHGGIIFIDLRDKDGLVQLVCDPQDSKESLEKAETVRDEFVLIATGKVRARGEGLENPNLITGKIEIVVSELTIENKSKPMPFELGDEKVNEEIRLRNRFLELRTPKAYDIFKLRSKATIQVRNTLDELGFLDVETPILTKSTPEGARDYLVPSRVHPGEFYALPQSPQLFKQLLMVAGFDKYFQIAKCFRDEDLRADRQPEFTQIDVEMSFCDQEDVMKVAEKLIYDVFTACGKENIPTSFPRMTYKEAMEKYGSDKPDLRFEMPMVDVIDIFEKSSNEIFSSIAKDKKNNRIKALKCPNGDNIFSKRQMKGFEDYVRKFGAKGLGYFQMKEDGLKGPLTKFFTEEDLEEIIKVTELEVGDVVFFGAGDKKTVWDYMGRFRLYLADQMDIVPANTYKFLWVVDFPMFEVEDGRTKALHHPFTMPKDLNKDDLEDIESVAYDIVLNGTELGGGSIRIHKEEIQSKVFELMGISQEEAEAKFGFLLNALQYGAPSHGGFAMGLDRMIMLLAGTDSIRDVIAFPKTQKAQCLLTDAPSPVDNEQLKELSLRIRQTQQA; translated from the coding sequence TTGAGAACGCATTATTGTACACAAGTAACTGAAAAAAACATTGGTGATACTGTTACTGTTGCTGGTTGGGTTAACAGTAGAAGAGATCACGGGGGTATTATATTTATTGACCTAAGAGATAAAGATGGATTAGTTCAATTAGTATGTGACCCACAAGATAGTAAAGAGTCTTTAGAAAAAGCAGAAACTGTAAGAGATGAATTTGTTTTAATCGCAACAGGAAAGGTTAGAGCAAGAGGTGAAGGTCTGGAAAATCCAAATTTAATCACTGGTAAAATTGAAATTGTTGTAAGTGAATTAACAATTGAAAATAAATCAAAACCTATGCCATTTGAATTAGGTGATGAAAAAGTAAATGAAGAGATTAGATTAAGAAATAGATTTTTAGAATTAAGAACACCAAAAGCATATGATATTTTCAAACTTAGAAGTAAAGCAACAATACAAGTAAGAAATACTTTAGATGAATTAGGTTTTCTTGATGTTGAAACTCCAATTTTAACAAAATCTACTCCAGAAGGTGCTAGAGATTATTTAGTTCCAAGTAGAGTTCATCCAGGTGAATTTTATGCATTGCCTCAATCACCTCAATTATTTAAACAATTATTGATGGTGGCAGGATTTGATAAATATTTTCAAATTGCTAAATGTTTTAGAGATGAAGATTTAAGAGCAGATAGACAACCTGAATTTACTCAAATAGATGTTGAAATGTCTTTTTGTGATCAAGAAGATGTTATGAAAGTAGCAGAAAAATTAATTTATGATGTATTTACTGCTTGTGGAAAAGAAAATATTCCTACATCTTTTCCTAGAATGACATACAAAGAAGCAATGGAAAAATATGGTTCTGATAAACCTGATTTAAGATTTGAAATGCCAATGGTAGATGTAATTGATATTTTTGAAAAATCATCAAATGAAATTTTTTCTTCAATTGCAAAAGATAAAAAGAACAATAGAATTAAAGCTTTAAAATGTCCAAATGGAGATAATATTTTCTCAAAAAGACAAATGAAAGGTTTTGAAGATTATGTAAGAAAATTTGGAGCTAAAGGTTTAGGTTACTTTCAAATGAAAGAGGATGGACTAAAAGGTCCTTTAACTAAATTCTTTACAGAAGAAGATTTAGAAGAGATTATTAAAGTAACAGAACTTGAAGTTGGTGATGTTGTATTCTTTGGTGCAGGGGATAAAAAAACTGTATGGGATTATATGGGTAGATTTAGACTTTATCTTGCAGACCAAATGGATATTGTTCCTGCAAATACTTATAAATTTTTATGGGTTGTTGATTTCCCTATGTTTGAAGTTGAAGATGGAAGAACAAAAGCATTACACCATCCATTTACAATGCCAAAAGATTTAAACAAAGATGATTTAGAAGATATTGAGTCTGTTGCATATGATATTGTATTAAATGGTACAGAACTTGGTGGAGGATCAATCAGAATTCATAAAGAAGAGATTCAATCAAAAGTATTTGAACTTATGGGAATAAGCCAAGAAGAAGCAGAAGCTAAATTTGGATTCTTATTAAACGCTTTACAATATGGAGCTCCAAGTCATGGTGGATTTGCAATGGGTCTTGATAGAATGATTATGTTACTTGCTGGAACTGATTCTATTAGAGATGTTATTGCATTCCCTAAAACTCAAAAAGCTCAATGTTTATTAACAGATGCTCCAAGTCCTGTTGATAATGAACAATTAAAAGAGTTAAGTCTAAGAATTAGACAAACTCAACAAGCATAA
- a CDS encoding metal ABC transporter solute-binding protein, Zn/Mn family, protein MKKVLITLFFLSFSFLFAQSKISVAIPPLQFIVEKIAKNHIFADSLFSENYFEDYPSKSYLRKLSYSPIYLSLNLQREKSYIADLKAISRIKIIDVTKGINKIDGNPYLWMDPLSFRKIVINVYDEIVKLDNKNEKLYKANLDKFLRDIDAIFLSIKEQLFSLSSYDFYTFNDYWDYYAKRFRLNLYKKKKETLDAKEISDTITFTRKHDIKYFLIDPTDPKKIVDFFAKNSEAKPLVNNIFEKNWQANIFIFTQKIYDMYK, encoded by the coding sequence ATGAAAAAAGTATTAATAACACTTTTTTTTCTATCTTTTTCTTTTCTTTTTGCACAGAGTAAAATCTCTGTTGCAATACCTCCTTTGCAATTTATAGTAGAAAAAATTGCTAAAAATCATATTTTTGCAGATTCTTTATTTTCCGAAAATTATTTTGAAGATTATCCTTCTAAAAGCTATTTAAGAAAGTTGTCTTATTCTCCCATTTATTTATCATTAAATTTACAAAGAGAAAAAAGTTATATTGCAGATTTAAAAGCGATAAGTCGTATTAAAATTATTGATGTAACAAAAGGTATAAATAAAATTGATGGTAATCCTTATTTATGGATGGATCCTTTATCTTTTAGAAAAATTGTTATTAATGTTTATGATGAAATCGTAAAATTAGATAATAAAAATGAAAAACTTTATAAAGCAAATTTAGATAAGTTTTTAAGAGATATTGATGCAATATTTTTATCTATTAAAGAACAATTATTTTCATTAAGTAGTTATGATTTTTATACTTTTAATGATTACTGGGATTATTATGCCAAAAGGTTTAGACTTAATCTTTATAAAAAGAAAAAAGAAACTTTAGATGCAAAAGAAATATCTGATACTATTACTTTTACACGAAAACATGATATTAAATATTTTTTAATAGATCCAACAGATCCTAAAAAAATAGTTGATTTTTTTGCTAAAAATTCAGAAGCAAAACCTTTAGTTAATAATATATTTGAAAAAAACTGGCAAGCTAATATTTTTATTTTTACTCAAAAAATATACGATATGTATAAGTAG
- a CDS encoding chemotaxis protein CheW, translating into MSSLINYKGIDVKKELYPIIKHIEDVDKYREELGRLSSSWDIFALLGQLGDINIDIGKTKENFLNLTSILLNHLSEQTIKKVTQEMNFKAQVAIDVVIRNLFERTADIGFLATDDDIRYFIENYVSEYNEDSTKLKQKIQKRFKEYVAKYSVYFDIVLVNTKGKILTRLDESLKIEKIDLNFVNEILNSSDEYVETFKHHDFIPQYENSLVYSYKVTKTNDPDSEKLGVLCLCFKFQNEMKGIFSNIIDTKNKEAITILNKDGVVISSSDTEHIALNSKLEVVLNDDYKIVSFAGRDYIAKTCKTNGYQGFKGLDWYGHIMIPIEYAFLSNELNSKEVNIEIINAMMGNEQHFSKDLQEVFTKSKTIQDNLNRVIWNGNISQSKLNSSNREFSKSLLNEIGVTGVKANSSLNNLTQTIISSILKDSEFLSSLAIDIMDRNLYERANDCRWWALTSYFREALDDMDSLSYKKEKLTSILKYINDLYTVYTNLLIFDKDGKIVAVSNKKQEYLIGKVLTNEWVEKTLNLKNTSKYCVSKFEKTNLYENNATYIYCSAIRSLKDENQINGGIAVVFDSSPQFSAMLDETLPKDSNNKRIDGVYAFFTNKDKTIISTSNSKYEVGATLDIDDKFFNLSNAQQHSEIIEFNGKYYAVGSRCSNGYREYKSLNDDYKYDVLCIVFIFIGFTDSKNRLRYKTKDNFISTSTKHMSKNSIDLATFHLGEKFLAVQAKNVVSSIGIDKLEKSIDMDKKNHFKGMVLYKEKLISVLDIRDFINEDIGDEELENIILLEYDKNNTQHCIGILVSSLENITVVEKDLIQHIQNHFLGAGTLVESLVDIKENNESRVAMILDIKKIDDNLNQKVS; encoded by the coding sequence ATGTCCAGTTTGATAAATTATAAAGGAATAGATGTAAAAAAAGAGTTATATCCAATAATAAAACATATTGAAGATGTAGATAAATATAGAGAAGAATTAGGAAGATTAAGTTCATCTTGGGATATATTCGCACTTTTAGGACAACTTGGCGATATTAATATAGATATAGGAAAAACTAAAGAAAATTTTTTAAACCTTACTTCAATTTTATTAAATCATTTAAGTGAACAAACAATAAAAAAAGTAACGCAAGAGATGAATTTTAAAGCGCAAGTTGCAATTGATGTGGTAATTAGGAATTTATTTGAAAGAACAGCAGATATTGGCTTTTTAGCAACGGATGATGATATTAGATATTTTATTGAAAATTATGTATCAGAATATAATGAAGATAGTACAAAATTAAAACAAAAAATACAAAAAAGATTTAAAGAGTATGTTGCAAAGTATTCTGTATATTTTGATATTGTATTAGTAAATACAAAAGGTAAAATTTTAACAAGACTTGATGAGTCTTTAAAAATTGAAAAAATAGATTTGAATTTTGTAAATGAAATATTAAACTCTAGTGATGAATATGTGGAAACATTCAAACATCATGATTTTATACCTCAGTATGAAAATAGTTTAGTTTATTCATATAAAGTAACAAAAACAAATGACCCAGACTCTGAAAAACTTGGAGTTTTATGTTTATGTTTTAAGTTTCAAAATGAGATGAAAGGAATATTTTCAAATATAATTGATACTAAAAATAAAGAAGCTATTACAATTTTAAATAAAGATGGTGTAGTTATTTCATCAAGTGACACAGAGCATATTGCTTTAAATTCAAAATTAGAAGTTGTGTTAAATGATGATTATAAAATAGTTTCATTTGCAGGTAGAGATTATATTGCTAAAACTTGTAAAACTAATGGTTATCAAGGATTTAAGGGACTTGATTGGTATGGACATATTATGATACCAATTGAATATGCTTTTTTAAGTAATGAATTAAATTCAAAAGAAGTAAATATAGAAATTATAAATGCAATGATGGGAAATGAACAACATTTCTCAAAAGATTTACAAGAAGTTTTTACAAAAAGTAAAACTATTCAAGATAACCTTAATAGAGTTATTTGGAATGGTAACATTTCTCAAAGTAAATTAAACTCTTCAAATAGAGAGTTCTCAAAATCACTTTTAAATGAGATTGGAGTTACAGGAGTTAAAGCTAATTCCTCTTTAAATAATCTAACTCAAACAATTATAAGTTCAATATTAAAAGATAGTGAGTTTTTATCTTCTTTAGCAATAGATATTATGGATAGAAATTTATATGAAAGAGCTAATGATTGTAGATGGTGGGCTTTGACTTCTTATTTTAGAGAAGCTTTAGATGATATGGATTCTCTTAGTTATAAAAAAGAAAAATTAACTTCTATTTTAAAATATATAAATGATTTATATACTGTATATACAAATCTATTAATATTTGACAAAGATGGAAAAATAGTAGCTGTATCAAATAAAAAACAAGAGTATTTAATAGGAAAAGTTTTAACAAATGAATGGGTTGAAAAAACATTAAATTTGAAAAATACATCAAAGTATTGTGTATCAAAATTTGAAAAAACAAATTTATATGAAAACAATGCAACTTATATTTATTGCAGTGCGATTAGAAGTTTAAAAGATGAAAATCAAATAAATGGTGGAATTGCAGTTGTTTTTGATTCATCTCCACAGTTTTCTGCGATGTTAGATGAAACATTACCAAAAGATAGCAATAATAAAAGAATTGATGGTGTTTATGCTTTTTTTACAAATAAAGATAAAACAATTATTTCTACTTCAAATAGTAAATATGAAGTAGGAGCAACTTTAGATATTGATGATAAATTTTTTAATTTAAGTAATGCTCAACAACATAGTGAAATTATTGAATTCAATGGAAAATATTATGCTGTTGGTTCTAGATGTTCAAATGGTTATAGAGAGTACAAAAGTCTAAATGATGATTATAAATATGATGTTTTATGTATAGTGTTTATTTTTATAGGTTTTACAGATTCAAAAAATAGATTAAGATATAAAACAAAAGATAATTTTATAAGTACATCAACTAAACACATGAGTAAAAATAGTATTGATTTAGCTACATTTCATTTGGGTGAAAAGTTTTTAGCAGTTCAAGCAAAAAACGTTGTATCTTCAATTGGAATAGATAAATTAGAAAAATCAATAGATATGGATAAGAAAAATCATTTTAAAGGGATGGTTTTATATAAAGAAAAATTGATTTCTGTATTAGATATACGAGATTTTATAAATGAAGATATTGGTGATGAAGAATTAGAGAATATTATATTACTTGAATATGACAAAAATAATACTCAGCATTGTATAGGTATATTAGTATCATCTTTAGAAAATATAACAGTAGTTGAAAAAGATTTAATTCAACATATACAAAATCACTTTTTAGGTGCAGGAACTTTAGTGGAAAGTTTAGTAGATATAAAAGAGAATAATGAATCAAGAGTTGCAATGATTCTTGATATTAAAAAAATTGATGATAATTTAAATCAAAAAGTAAGCTAA
- a CDS encoding YgiQ family radical SAM protein, producing MNKNEFLPTTMQEVRKRGWNELDVILISGDAYIDSPFMGIAVVGRILENIGLRVGIIGQPDINSDVDIKRLGEPKLFWGVSGGSIDSMVSNYTATKKFRNSDDYTPGGKNNKRPDRATIAYTNLIRRFYKNTVPIVLGGIEASLRRLTHYDYWSNKLRKPILFDTKADYMIYGMGEQAIIDLGNYLKEGKDPRTIRGLCYISKEPVEEFLQIPSHDECLKEKEKYIDLFKVFYDNNDPVYSKGLCQKVDSRYLIQNPPCDYLEEDGMDKIASLPYQRDLHPYHKKDGNVKCLETIKFSIMTHHGCWGECNFCAIAVHQGRTIRTRSEKNIIQEAKDFTKIKDFKGIISDVGGPTANMYGYECKKKLKKGTCIDNYRCVDDKRLCKAMKVDHSRNIQLLKDIREVPGVKKAFVASGVRYDLITADKKHGYEYLKQMVNHHISGQMKVAPEHTSDEVLYHMGKPGKQTLIDFKKMYDTLNKEAGKKQFLTYYLIAAHPGCEDKHMHDLKNFTTHELKMNPEQAQVFTPTPGTYSSVMYYTEMDPFTKKKIFVEKDTKRKEKQKDIVIKKQNFRTNHKKNVHSYGMQG from the coding sequence ATGAATAAAAATGAATTTTTACCAACTACAATGCAAGAGGTAAGAAAAAGAGGTTGGAATGAACTTGATGTTATTCTAATCTCTGGAGATGCCTATATAGATTCTCCTTTTATGGGGATTGCTGTTGTTGGAAGAATACTTGAAAATATAGGATTAAGAGTAGGTATCATTGGTCAGCCAGATATAAACTCAGATGTTGATATTAAAAGACTAGGAGAACCAAAACTTTTTTGGGGAGTTAGTGGTGGAAGTATTGACTCAATGGTATCAAACTATACTGCAACTAAAAAATTTAGAAATAGTGATGATTATACTCCTGGTGGAAAAAATAATAAAAGACCTGATAGAGCTACTATTGCATATACAAATCTAATAAGAAGATTTTATAAAAATACTGTTCCAATTGTTTTAGGTGGAATAGAAGCAAGTCTTAGAAGATTGACTCATTATGATTATTGGTCAAATAAATTAAGAAAACCAATTTTATTTGATACAAAAGCTGATTATATGATTTATGGTATGGGAGAACAAGCAATTATTGATTTGGGAAATTATCTAAAAGAGGGTAAAGATCCAAGAACAATAAGAGGACTTTGTTATATTTCAAAAGAGCCTGTTGAAGAGTTTTTACAAATCCCAAGTCATGATGAATGTCTAAAAGAAAAAGAGAAATATATTGACCTTTTTAAAGTATTTTATGACAATAATGACCCAGTTTATTCAAAAGGGCTTTGTCAAAAAGTAGATTCAAGATATTTAATTCAAAATCCGCCATGTGATTATTTAGAAGAAGATGGAATGGATAAAATTGCATCTTTACCTTATCAAAGAGATTTACATCCTTATCATAAAAAAGATGGAAATGTTAAGTGCTTAGAGACAATAAAATTCTCAATTATGACTCATCATGGATGTTGGGGTGAGTGTAACTTCTGTGCAATTGCTGTTCATCAAGGAAGAACAATTAGAACAAGAAGTGAAAAGAATATTATTCAAGAGGCAAAAGATTTTACAAAAATAAAAGACTTTAAAGGAATTATATCTGATGTTGGTGGTCCAACTGCAAATATGTATGGTTATGAGTGTAAGAAAAAACTTAAAAAAGGTACTTGCATTGATAATTATAGATGTGTAGATGATAAAAGACTTTGTAAAGCAATGAAAGTTGATCATAGTAGAAATATACAGCTTTTAAAAGATATTAGAGAAGTTCCCGGTGTAAAAAAAGCTTTTGTTGCTTCAGGTGTAAGATATGATTTAATTACTGCTGATAAAAAGCATGGATATGAGTATCTAAAACAGATGGTTAATCATCATATTTCAGGTCAAATGAAAGTTGCTCCTGAACATACAAGTGATGAGGTTCTATACCATATGGGAAAACCTGGTAAACAAACATTAATTGATTTTAAAAAGATGTATGATACTTTGAATAAAGAAGCTGGAAAAAAACAGTTTTTAACTTATTATTTAATTGCCGCACATCCAGGTTGTGAAGATAAACATATGCATGATTTAAAAAACTTTACAACACATGAATTAAAAATGAATCCAGAACAAGCACAAGTATTTACTCCTACTCCTGGAACATACTCTTCAGTTATGTATTATACAGAAATGGATCCATTTACTAAAAAGAAAATATTTGTTGAAAAAGATACAAAAAGAAAAGAAAAACAGAAAGATATAGTAATAAAAAAACAGAATTTTAGAACTAATCATAAGAAAAATGTGCACTCTTATGGTATGCAAGGATAG
- a CDS encoding adenylate kinase, with protein sequence MKKLFLIIGAPGSGKTTDAELIAEKHENITHYSTGDMFRAEVASGSQRGKLIDSYVSKGNLVPIDIVIETIVGAIKKAPTDVVVIDGYPRSQEQMTELDKYLETESEVELVNTIEVEVSEEVAKDRVLGRARGADDNVEVFNNRMKVYTDPLVDIQEFYTNKNILKKINGERTIEEIVSEMDEFIQSRI encoded by the coding sequence ATGAAAAAACTTTTTTTAATTATTGGTGCACCAGGTAGTGGTAAAACAACAGACGCTGAATTAATTGCTGAAAAACATGAAAATATTACTCATTATTCAACAGGTGATATGTTTAGAGCTGAAGTTGCAAGTGGAAGCCAAAGAGGGAAATTAATAGATTCTTATGTATCAAAAGGGAATCTTGTGCCAATAGATATTGTTATTGAAACTATTGTAGGAGCTATTAAAAAAGCACCAACTGATGTTGTTGTAATTGATGGTTATCCAAGAAGCCAAGAGCAAATGACTGAACTTGACAAATATTTAGAAACAGAAAGTGAAGTAGAATTAGTAAATACTATTGAAGTTGAAGTATCTGAAGAAGTTGCGAAAGATAGAGTTTTAGGAAGAGCTAGAGGGGCGGATGATAATGTTGAAGTATTTAACAATAGAATGAAAGTTTATACTGATCCATTAGTTGATATTCAAGAATTTTATACAAATAAAAATATTTTAAAGAAAATTAATGGTGAAAGAACTATTGAAGAAATAGTTTCAGAAATGGATGAATTTATTCAATCAAGAATATAA
- a CDS encoding competence/damage-inducible protein A produces MNQPNFYSVIIGTELLNGRRKDAHFSFLNHELLLRGWTHKASFVIEDDPFLMENTFKLIKSDENSVMFCFGGIGSTPDDLTRQIAAKVFRDNKMSFHPDAKQLVENEFKQKAYPHRINMAYLPINSKLLDNVVNNVPGFYLDDRFFFTPGFPSMSQSMVLQALNTLYPKNCINKYRLSLTANCGESDLIDIMNQMPKEIELSSLPKFVEIGRQTVISLSSTNEKILNESFQKFIEHLQKLNFSYVLRDINF; encoded by the coding sequence ATGAATCAACCTAATTTTTACTCTGTAATAATAGGAACAGAATTATTAAATGGGCGTCGAAAAGATGCTCATTTTTCTTTTTTAAATCATGAACTTCTTTTACGAGGTTGGACTCATAAAGCATCTTTTGTAATAGAAGATGATCCTTTTTTGATGGAAAATACTTTTAAACTTATTAAATCAGATGAAAACTCAGTTATGTTTTGTTTTGGTGGAATTGGTTCAACGCCTGATGATTTAACAAGACAAATAGCAGCAAAAGTTTTTAGAGATAATAAGATGAGTTTCCATCCTGATGCTAAGCAGTTAGTTGAAAATGAATTTAAACAAAAAGCCTATCCACATAGAATAAATATGGCTTATTTACCTATTAATTCAAAATTATTAGATAATGTAGTAAATAATGTACCTGGATTTTATTTGGATGATAGATTTTTCTTTACTCCTGGATTTCCATCAATGAGTCAATCTATGGTTTTACAAGCTTTAAATACTTTGTATCCTAAAAATTGTATAAATAAATATAGATTATCTTTAACTGCAAATTGTGGAGAAAGTGATTTAATTGATATAATGAATCAAATGCCAAAAGAGATTGAGTTGTCATCTTTACCTAAGTTTGTAGAAATTGGAAGACAAACTGTAATTTCACTTAGTTCAACAAATGAAAAGATACTTAATGAATCTTTTCAAAAATTTATTGAACATTTGCAGAAATTAAATTTTAGTTATGTTTTAAGAGATATTAATTTTTAG